One segment of Octopus sinensis linkage group LG27, ASM634580v1, whole genome shotgun sequence DNA contains the following:
- the LOC118768064 gene encoding uncharacterized protein LOC118768064 — protein MWNLPRTGLDSGIWNLLRTSLDSGIWNLLRTSLDSGIWNLLRTGLESEIWNLPRTGLDSGIWNLLRTGLDSGIWNLLRTSLDSGIWNLLRTGWDSGISNLLRTGLETGIWNLLRTCLDSGIWNLLRTSLDSGIYSPADIRGMRFFLKKIAL, from the coding sequence ATGTGGAATTTACCAAGGACCGGCTTGGATTCTGGAATTTGGAATTTACTAAGGACCAGCTTGGATTCTGGAATTTGGAATTTACTAAGGACAAGCTTGGATTCTGGAATTTGGAATTTACTAAGGACCGGCTTGGAATCTGAAATTTGGAATTTACCAAGGACCGGATTGGATTCTGGAATTTGGAATTTACTAAGGACCGGATTGGATTCTGGAATTTGGAATTTACTAAGGACCAGCTTGGATTCTGGAATCTGGAATTTACTAAGGACCGGCTGGGATTCTGGAATCTCGAATTTACTAAGGACCGGCTTGGAAACTGGAATTTGGAATTTACTAAGGACCTGCTTGGATTCTGGAATTTGGAATTTACTAAGGACCAGCTTGGATTCTGGAATTTATTCCCCTGCGGACATCAGAGgaatgagattttttttaaagaaaatagcaTTATAA
- the LOC115225379 gene encoding uncharacterized protein LOC115225379 isoform X1 translates to MSEKTNFVKVHRGSYYDSDFDSDPEISGNTRRSTADDDRRDSDEADASLSRPSTKAKKRRRKHPKYSDHVEGKRQRREDSFGQKKQHLHNERSADLRQVKVMERDGVKLIPVVVLLLCGRARPKWKLRRVGTKNSSPTSKTCSCKVRNDAGHNHRQKRRRLCLSRNLLRTSLDSGIWNLLRTGLDSGIWNLLRTGLDFGIWNLQRTGLDSEIWNLLRTGLDSGIWNLLRTGLDSGIWNLLRTGLDSGIWNLLRTGLDSGIWNLLRTSLDSGIWNLLRTGLDSGIWNLLRTSLDSGIWNLLRTGLDSGISNLLRTGLDSGIWNLLRTGLDSGIWNLLRTGLDSGIWNLLRTGLDSGIRNLLRTGLEFGIYQGPAWILEFGIY, encoded by the exons ATGTCGGAGAAGACAAACTTTGTGAAAGTTCATCGAGGAAGTTATTACGACTCCGACTTCGACAGTGATCCGGAGATTAGCGGAAACACACGAAGGTCAACAGCGGACGACGATAGACGCGACTCTGACGAAGCAGACGCTTCGCTTTCGCGTCCTTCTACGAAAGCGAAGAAGCGGCGACGGAAACATCCGAAGTACAGCGACCACGTGGAGGGGAAGCGACAGAGGCGCGAAGATAGTTTCGGGCAGAAGAAACAGCATTTGCACAATGAGCGCTCTGCCGA TCTGCGGCAGGTGAAGGTGATGGAGAGAGACGGAGTGAAGCTGATTCCGGTTGTGGTTCTTCTTCTGTGTGGGAGGGCCCGGCCAAAGTGGAAGTTGCGAAGAGTAGGGACCAAGAATTCGAGTCCTACTTCGAAGACATGTTCTTGTAAGGTTAGGAATGATGCAGGACACAACCACAGGCAGAAGAGAAGACGGCTGTGTCTGTCCAGGAATTTACTAAGGACCAGCTTGGATTCTGGAATTTGGAATTTACTAAGGACCGGCTTGGATTCTGGAATTTGGAATTTACTAAGGACCGGCTTGGATTTTGGAATTTGGAATTTACAAAGGACCGGCTTGGATTCTGAAATTTGGAATTTACTAAGGACCGGCTTGGATTCTGGAATTTGGAATTTACTAAGGACCGGCTTGG ATTCTGGAATTTGGAATTTACTAAGGACCGGCTTGGATTCTGGAATTTGGAATTTATTAAGGACCGGCTTGGATTCTGGAATTTGGAATTTACTAAGGACCAGCTTGGATTCTGGAATTTGGAATTTATTAAGGACCGGCTTGGATTCTGGAATTTGGAATTTACTAAGGACCAGCTTGGATTCTGGAATTTGGAATTTATTAAGGACCGGCTTGGATTCTGGAATTTCGAATTTACTAAGGACCGGCTTGGATTCTGGAATTTGGAATTTACTAAGGACCGGCTTGGATTCTGGAATTTGGAATTTACTAAGGACCGGCTTGGATTCTGGAATATGGAATTTACTAAGGACCGGCTTGGATTCTGGAATTAGGAATTTACTAAGGACCGGCTTGGAATTTGGAATTTACCAAGGACCGGCTTGGATTCTGGAATTTGGAATTTACTAA
- the LOC115225379 gene encoding uncharacterized protein LOC115225379 isoform X3, with protein sequence MSEKTNFVKVHRGSYYDSDFDSDPEISGNTRRSTADDDRRDSDEADASLSRPSTKAKKRRRKHPKYSDHVEGKRQRREDSFGQKKQHLHNERSADLRQVKVMERDGVKLIPVVVLLLCGRARPKWKLRRVGTKNSSPTSKTCSCKVRNDAGHNHRQKRRRLCLSRNLLRTSLDSGIWNLLRTGLDSGIWNLLRTGLDFGIWNLQRTGLDSEIWNLLRTGLDSGIWNLLRTGLDSGIWNLLRTSLDSGIWNLLRTGLDSGIWNLLRTGLEFGIWNLLRTGLDSGIWNLLRTGLDSGIWNLIRTGLDSGIWNLLRTSLDSGIWNLLRTGLEFGIY encoded by the exons ATGTCGGAGAAGACAAACTTTGTGAAAGTTCATCGAGGAAGTTATTACGACTCCGACTTCGACAGTGATCCGGAGATTAGCGGAAACACACGAAGGTCAACAGCGGACGACGATAGACGCGACTCTGACGAAGCAGACGCTTCGCTTTCGCGTCCTTCTACGAAAGCGAAGAAGCGGCGACGGAAACATCCGAAGTACAGCGACCACGTGGAGGGGAAGCGACAGAGGCGCGAAGATAGTTTCGGGCAGAAGAAACAGCATTTGCACAATGAGCGCTCTGCCGA TCTGCGGCAGGTGAAGGTGATGGAGAGAGACGGAGTGAAGCTGATTCCGGTTGTGGTTCTTCTTCTGTGTGGGAGGGCCCGGCCAAAGTGGAAGTTGCGAAGAGTAGGGACCAAGAATTCGAGTCCTACTTCGAAGACATGTTCTTGTAAGGTTAGGAATGATGCAGGACACAACCACAGGCAGAAGAGAAGACGGCTGTGTCTGTCCAGGAATTTACTAAGGACCAGCTTGGATTCTGGAATTTGGAATTTACTAAGGACCGGCTTGGATTCTGGAATTTGGAATTTACTAAGGACCGGCTTGGATTTTGGAATTTGGAATTTACAAAGGACCGGCTTGGATTCTGAAATTTGGAATTTACTAAGGACCGGCTTGGATTCTGGAATTTGGAATTTACTAAG GACCGGCTTGGATTCTGGAATTTGGAATTTACTAAGGACCAGCTTGGATTCTGGAATTTGGAATTTACTAAG GACCGGCTTGGATTCTGGAATTTGGAATTTACTAAGGACCGGCTTGGAATTTGGAATTTGGAATTTATTAAGGACCGGCTTGGATTCTGGAATTTGGAATTTACTAAGAACCGGCTTGGATTCTGGAATTTGGAATTTAATAAGGACCGGCTTGGATTCTGGAATTTGGAATTTACTAAGGACCAGCTTGGATTCTGGAATTTGGAATTTACTAAGGACCGGCTTGGAATTTGGAATTTACTAA
- the LOC115225379 gene encoding protein FRA10AC1 homolog isoform X2, with product MSEKTNFVKVHRGSYYDSDFDSDPEISGNTRRSTADDDRRDSDEADASLSRPSTKAKKRRRKHPKYSDHVEGKRQRREDSFGQKKQHLHNERSAELSRIHRFKIVSMDAYSRHKKFINDYLTFYGGKRAEFVRDSSRDKTDLDIIREHHRFLWSDDDDSDGDDLDVDDGDSSWEKRLAKRYYDKLYKEYCITDLSRYKENKVALRWRMEKEVISGKGQFVCGEKKCPEKEGLRSWEVNFGYVEHGEKKNALVKVRLCPDCSYKLNYRHQRKEIKANKKKDRRYKGDVSDAKRADKETDESAAGEGDGERRSEADSGCGSSSVWEGPAKVEVAKSRDQEFESYFEDMFL from the coding sequence ATGTCGGAGAAGACAAACTTTGTGAAAGTTCATCGAGGAAGTTATTACGACTCCGACTTCGACAGTGATCCGGAGATTAGCGGAAACACACGAAGGTCAACAGCGGACGACGATAGACGCGACTCTGACGAAGCAGACGCTTCGCTTTCGCGTCCTTCTACGAAAGCGAAGAAGCGGCGACGGAAACATCCGAAGTACAGCGACCACGTGGAGGGGAAGCGACAGAGGCGCGAAGATAGTTTCGGGCAGAAGAAACAGCATTTGCACAATGAGCGCTCTGCCGAGTTATCTCGTATCCACCGCTTTAAAATCGTCAGCATGGACGCCTATTCGAGGCACAAGAAGTTCATCAACGATTACTTGACGTTCTACGGAGGCAAGCGTGCCGAGTTCGTGCGCGACTCGTCCCGGGACAAGACCGACCTGGATATCATTCGGGAACACCATCGGTTCCTGTGGTCGGACGACGATGACAGCGATGGAGACGATCTGGACGTCGACGATGGAGATTCAAGCTGGGAGAAGAGGCTGGCCAAGCGCTACTACGATAAACTCTACAAGGAGTATTGCATAACCGACCTCAGCCGATATAAGGAGAACAAAGTGGCCCTTCGCTGGAGGATGGAGAAGGAAGTGATAAGCGGCAAGGGCCAGTTTGTGTGTGGTGAGAAAAAATGCCCAGAGAAGGAAGGGCTGAGAAGTTGGGAAGTGAATTTCGGCTATGTGGAGCATGGGGAGAAGAAAAACGCTTTGGTTAAGGTTCGCCTGTGTCCCGACTGCTCTTACAAGCTGAATTACAGGCACCAGAGGAAAGAGATAAAGGCAAACAAGAAGAAGGATCGCCGTTACAAGGGCGATGTGTCGGATGCGAAGAGGGCGGATAAAGAGACTGATGAGTCTGCGGCAGGTGAAGGTGATGGAGAGAGACGGAGTGAAGCTGATTCCGGTTGTGGTTCTTCTTCTGTGTGGGAGGGCCCGGCCAAAGTGGAAGTTGCGAAGAGTAGGGACCAAGAATTCGAGTCCTACTTCGAAGACATGTTCTTGTAA